A section of the Streptomyces sp. CG1 genome encodes:
- a CDS encoding RDD family protein, with translation MSAPTPAPGDDRPREGYYPDPSIPGYVRYWNGASWVPGTSRPAPKDGEPLTPPPGVRPATPAVEETGPHFFDEDPEPSPGGQDRPGAWPADGRHPHAGADGGRTAWGVDPRVPAEGSAQLPGQAGRTDGAASVPPAEGDDQDPSGTFIFRRPVPGPAAVQDEGTMTFRPVPGQGRPGAGAVDPGYGTRPSAGPQAAGAEAGAGSGFGPHGSAGGPSGPGGPGAPGVPGASGGFGPQGPVGAPTPPAAASPSIPSPQSGGPGFGAGKAAAARAAAAQAPQAGQAPRAAQPVPPAQASPAAVAPSVPAQGGAPGTPVTSGPGGGQASWAQQVHQLAGGGDEQPVAPWKPVMEDPFQAAARRQAAARPAALGKRLAARLIDTLVMGAVTAVAAVPLGTKALDHVQQKIDAAKLSGREVTVWLLDGTTATSLGIVLAVLLLVGVVYEALPTATWGRTLGKKLLGLEVRDIEAHEPPSFGPALRRWLVYSVPGLLGIGIVGVLWCLFDRPWHQCWHDKAAHTFVAD, from the coding sequence GTGACGACAGGCCCCGCGAGGGCTACTACCCGGACCCTTCCATCCCCGGATACGTCCGGTACTGGAACGGCGCCTCCTGGGTGCCCGGCACCAGCCGGCCGGCGCCGAAGGACGGCGAACCGCTCACCCCGCCGCCGGGGGTCCGCCCCGCGACCCCAGCGGTGGAGGAGACGGGCCCGCACTTCTTCGACGAGGACCCGGAGCCGAGCCCCGGCGGGCAGGACCGGCCCGGTGCCTGGCCCGCCGACGGGCGGCACCCCCATGCCGGCGCCGACGGCGGGCGTACCGCCTGGGGCGTCGACCCGAGGGTGCCCGCGGAGGGTTCGGCCCAGCTGCCCGGCCAGGCCGGGCGCACCGACGGCGCGGCCTCGGTCCCGCCGGCGGAGGGCGACGACCAGGACCCCAGCGGCACGTTCATCTTCCGCCGCCCGGTCCCGGGACCCGCGGCCGTCCAGGACGAGGGCACGATGACGTTCCGCCCGGTACCGGGGCAGGGCCGGCCGGGTGCGGGTGCGGTGGATCCGGGCTACGGCACGCGGCCCTCGGCCGGTCCGCAGGCCGCCGGTGCGGAGGCCGGGGCGGGCTCCGGTTTCGGGCCGCACGGTTCGGCCGGTGGTCCCAGCGGGCCCGGTGGTCCTGGTGCTCCTGGTGTTCCCGGTGCGTCCGGTGGCTTCGGACCGCAGGGGCCCGTCGGCGCGCCCACCCCGCCCGCCGCCGCATCCCCCTCGATCCCGTCCCCGCAGTCCGGGGGCCCCGGTTTCGGTGCGGGAAAGGCCGCCGCCGCGCGAGCCGCCGCCGCACAGGCACCGCAGGCAGGCCAGGCCCCCCGAGCGGCGCAGCCCGTGCCGCCCGCCCAGGCCTCGCCCGCCGCCGTGGCGCCCTCGGTCCCGGCCCAGGGCGGCGCCCCGGGCACCCCGGTGACCAGCGGACCCGGTGGCGGTCAGGCGTCCTGGGCGCAGCAGGTGCACCAGCTGGCCGGGGGCGGTGACGAGCAGCCCGTGGCGCCGTGGAAGCCGGTGATGGAAGACCCGTTCCAGGCGGCCGCGCGCCGGCAGGCCGCCGCCCGCCCCGCCGCACTCGGCAAGCGGCTCGCCGCCCGGCTGATCGACACCCTGGTCATGGGTGCCGTCACGGCCGTCGCCGCCGTACCGCTCGGCACCAAGGCCCTCGACCATGTCCAGCAGAAGATCGACGCGGCCAAGCTGTCCGGCCGCGAGGTCACCGTCTGGCTGCTCGACGGCACGACCGCCACAAGCCTCGGCATCGTGCTCGCCGTCCTGCTGCTCGTCGGCGTGGTGTACGAGGCGCTGCCGACCGCCACATGGGGCCGCACCCTCGGCAAGAAGCTGCTGGGTCTGGAGGTGCGGGACATCGAGGCGCACGAGCCCCCGTCCTTCGGCCCGGCACTGCGCCGCTGGCTCGTCTACAGCGTGCCCGGACTGCTCGGCATCGGGATCGTGGGCGTGCTGTGGTGCCTGTTCGACCGGCCCTGGCACCAGTGCTGGCACGACAAGGCGGCCCACACCTTCGTCGCGGACTGA